The genomic window cttacaaacgtgaagataattgatctgattttaatacaaccttttaacagtttttacgaaatcaCGTTTTTACCAAATCACGTAacgattaatcaaaactttacaaaaaaaaattaacaaagaattatataataatacgatataaggtattaaagtgttaatcagtaaagtaactgTAATATCCTTCggtatataatattcattttattgcTAGTACTTCGATACAGGCTGTAACTCGTGTTACACGTGCGTCCGGCTCGCAGCCATGCTAGTCTCTAGTCTCTCGTCTCGCTTAATGCGCCTCTACGCGTGCGCCTTACGCTTACTGCTCAGTAGCGTATCTATACACTACATCCCTTTTCCTCCTTAAAATGCTAGACGCTTACAATATGAGTCTCTTACATTTAATTACCAACTAACGAATGTGCTCTATAATCGCCATATCGCTCCGGCGGTTTTCTTTCGCGCTGAGATCTTCTTACTacaactttttcatttttgtccCTTTCTGTTCTACTCTGATCATCTCCtactctttcctttttcttactAACTACTTCTTCCTCCTCGTTTTCTGATTCTTCGCTTTCTAAATCTATTACTTTTCTTACTTGCGTTAAATTTCTTTTGTACTTCCTTCCTTCTTCTGATTCTAGTGTTACTGAATTTCCTTTTCGGTCAATTACTTTATATTCCTCCGGGCTGAAATTTGGACTTAGTTTATTCTCTTTCGGGGCTCTGATTAATACGCGATCCCCTTGACCTAATTCACACTCCTTAGCTCTATTTGCTTTATCGTAATAttgttttcctttttcttttaaccATTTATCGCGCTCTCTAATTTCTTCCTCTACGAATTTACTACTATTATCTATTTCCGGTATCTTTGttcttaattttctattaaacaataattcCGCGGGGGTTACTCCTGTAACTGAATGTGGAGTTGACCGGTACATCATTAGAAATGTTAACAGTTCATTACGCCAATTTTTCTTTTGCGCATATGCTATTTTTAGTCTTTTTAAGATACTCCTATTCTGTCTCTCTACCTCTCCGTTTGCCTGTGGCCAGTACGGTGCTACATGCGCCACTTTTACTCCGTAGGAATTTAACCAATCTTTTAACCCTTCATCCGTAAACTGACGACCGTTATCGCATACAATTGTCCTTGGTAAACCGTGTCTCGCAAACAATTCGAATAATTCTTCTTGTATTTCTTTCGCCGATATCCTTTTAAGAATTGCTACTTCTACAAATCGACTATAATAATCGGTAGTTACTAACAAATATTCCCCTGTTAGGAATGGTCCCATTAAATCTATCGCGATTATTTCCCATGCTTTTTCTGGTAACTGATTTCGTTTGACAGGTGGTGGTTCTATCGGACGTTGAACTAATTGACAACCTTTACaggatttaacaaatttttctgcATCTTTATCTATATCTTCCCACCAAACCTTACTTCGTAACCGCTGTTTCATTGCGACAATTCCTGGGTGTCCTTCGTGTGCTAACATTAATGTTGTCCTTTGCAACGCTTCGGGTATAATTATACGCGTATTTCTtagtaatacattattataaatacataattgttcctttattattttataccgCGAATTTTTCAATGCGTCCCAATCATCTGTTTGTAACGctaattttacttcttttattttcttatcctCTTTTGACGCTATCGCAATTTCTTTTAATGTCATTGCTTTTGGTACTGATTCCGTTGTTACCCATCGAATATAATGCACGTCCTCTTCGAATTCTTTTTTTCGGTTCTCTTTACCACAGAGTCTCGACAGTACAACTGCTATATTCGATTTTCCTTTTTCGTATatgactttatatttaaatggtAGTAAACGTAAAACCCATCGTTCTATTCTCGCATTCGGTTTTGCGCGCGGTGCAAATATACATTCTAACGCTTTGTGATCTGTCACTAATTCAAATTCTATTCCGTACAACCAGTTATAAAATCTTTCACATGCGAATACTAACGCTAATGCTTCCTTTTCTGTTTGTGAATATCGCCTTTCGCAATCTGACAAGCTTCTGCTCGCGTAGCTAATTATCCGCCATTGATTTTTGTCGTCCCGTTGGGTTAATACGCATCCCAATCCTACTGGGCTTGCATCCGCTATTACCCTTgtttttgcatttatattaaaaattcctaACGTTTGCGCGCTTGCTAAACtccttttcaaaattttaaacgctCTATCTTGTTCTTTTTCCCATAgaaattttattccttttcttgtCAATCTTCTTAATGGTTCACTAATTGTTGCTAAATTGGGAATGAATGCTGCACAAAAATTAACTAGTCCCAGAAAACTACGTATTTCCTCCGCCATTTTAGGTATTTGGAACTTTTCTACTGCTTCTACTTTTGATTCTAACGGTTGATATCCGTTTCCTGAAATTTTAAATCCcataaatgttatttctttttttctaaacgtacatttacttttattcaaaGTTATTCCTTTCTCTTTCAGCGTTTCTAAAACTTTTTCTAATCTTTCGTCATGTTCTTCCCGTGTCTTTCCACAAACAATTATATCGTCCATAAAATTTATAGTCCCTTTACaatccttcaaaattgacctaataattctttgaaaaatttctggAGCGCAGCTTATTCCaaacattaatcttttatacCGATATAGCCCTGAATCTGTTACAAAAGTAGTAATTTTTCTTGATTCCTCTTCTAATTCAATTTGATGATACGTCTTTTTAACATCCAATGTAGTGAACCAATTATTTCCTCCAACTACATTTAAAATATCCTCTAATACTGGTAATGGATACCTTTCTCGAATAATCGCTTCGTT from Solenopsis invicta isolate M01_SB chromosome 2, UNIL_Sinv_3.0, whole genome shotgun sequence includes these protein-coding regions:
- the LOC120356907 gene encoding uncharacterized protein K02A2.6-like; its protein translation is MAQDIIEKVEGPTEWVSPVVPIVKRSGEIRLCVAMRRANEAIIRERYPLPVLEDILNVVGGNNWFTTLDVKKTYHQIELEEESRKITTFVTDSGLYRYKRLMFGISCAPEIFQRIIRSILKDCKGTINFMDDIIVCGKTREEHDERLEKVLETLKEKGITLNKRNGYQPLESKVEAVEKFQIPKMAEEIRSFLGLVNFCAAFIPNLATISEPLRRLTRKGIKFLWEKEQDRAFKILKRSLASAQTLGIFNINAKTRVIADASPVGLGCVLTQRDDKNQWRIISYASRSLSDCERRYSQTEKEALALVFACERFYNWLYGIEFELVTDHKALECIFAPRAKPNARIERWVLRLLPFKYKVIYEKGKSNIAVVLSRLCGKENRKKEFEEDVHYIRWVTTESVPKAMTLKEIAIASKEDKKIKEVKLALQTDDWDALKNSRNTRIIIPEALQRTTLMLAHEGHPGIVAMKQRLRSKVWWEDIDKDAEKFVKSCKGCQLVQRPIEPPPVKRNQLPEKAWEIIAIDLMGPFLTGEYLLVTTDYYSRFVEVAILKRISAKEIQEELFELFARHGLPRTIVCDNGRQFTDEGLKDWLNSYGVKVAHVAPYWPQANGEVERQNRSILKRLKIAYAQKKNWRNELLTFLMMYRSTPHSVTGVTPAELLFNRKLRTKIPEIDNSSKFVEEEIRERDKWLKEKGKQYYDKANRAKECELGQGDRVLIRAPKENKLSPNFSPEEYKVIDRKGNSVTLESEEGRKYKRNLTQVRKVIDLESEESENEEEEVVSKKKERVGDDQSRTERDKNEKVVVRRSQRERKPPERYGDYRAHSLVGN